The sequence below is a genomic window from Hydractinia symbiolongicarpus strain clone_291-10 chromosome 10, HSymV2.1, whole genome shotgun sequence.
ttgattggttTTTCCTCTGTAGTGATCGTAATGTTACAATCTTCATTCGGAGGATAGTATTCTGGATAATTTGGAGATGATATTAACCCTGCCGGTGCCGTAATGTTAGAGCCACATATATCTGAAAAAGATTAATCTTAAGTAAGCCAGCGCATTAAGAACCTCGTGTAAATATTCAAAAAAGCTAATACGGATAAGTAGTAGTTTTCTAGAGCTCGCGTGATTGCGGGGCTACGtacaaactttataaaaaagctttagctcaaacagatttattttCCATACTTAAAAGAAATTCTCAACTATGATTAATTGTTTGCCAAAATTTCCTCTCGTCCAGAGAAAGAAATTTTTCTTTCGCTTAACAGGAATAATTACTTCTAAACCAATCAAAATAGTGAATTGACATGCATAATAGAAAGCTGGAACATTGGATTTAAAGATGGTATCAAATGTAAGTGTTTATGTTCAATTTCactcaaaacaacaaaaaaatatctaCCTTGACTCTGTGCGGGTTTATCCACTGCGTGATATTTTGCAATAAAACCTTCATCGTTTTGAGAATCATCAGAGAAAAATTTTACACACAATCGATTCGTCGTGGAGGTAAATGGCGGTGGGATGGATTTCCCACAAAACTTACTTTCACCTAGCCTGGATACGCAGTCACCATCCATCACTTTTACAAAGTCGTTTTTACATTCTTTGTCGTCAGGTGCAACCACACTCATCCTGTAAGACAAAAAGATGTTAAAGTTTCTGCTTTGGTATCATACAAAGTTGAGAATCTAGACCTTTGTTGTATTTTGTGactaatttttgtaatattatatACATAACACTTCGTTTTTAAATATACGATTTTTAGTCTTTTACCTGTTGGTTTGTTGTGATCTTGTGgattggttaattttattttcagccTTTGGAAAAATATCGGTTCAAGCAAATAAGATAATGGCCTTTGGAATGTAAGGTCGAAatatcaattttaaaagaaactttttaataatgtttaagCGTCTGGTTATATTATTTACCATCTTTACGTATGTCATTTCTGCACAAAGTTGTCGTCTCTTATTGAAAACAATATCAAACGTCGTATCGAAAAAGAACAAACTAAAATGGGAAGCCAAAAAACCCAAAAGTCAAATTCAAcaaatgatgaaaaaaaaaatatctaaaaaattttcGACATATGTGAATAAGAATTGAAAAACAAATTATCTTACTTATCAAATTGAAGTTGTATAACTTTCCCTTCTGGAACTTGAATGATATGGACGCATTCCATATTGTTTGGATAATCATTAGGATAGCCAGGCGATGTGAAATTTCCTCGTTCGTCTGTGTATATACCACCACAACCAGCTGAAAAGAAACATGTACGtaatatattttccattttttatgttattttattttctttactttGCATTTTGATacgattaaattattttttggtttttacggcttttagaaaattCACGAGAGTTTATTCACGGAAAAAGTAAGGTCGATCGTGAATCCTGcctaaaaattcttattttatagaaccgcaaaaaaatttttcccgCAAACCATCTTGCTTACCATCTCCAGGGCAAGGATTATGTGCGTTGCATTTTTGTTCTGTTGGTGGCTTTGTTTCTTTTCTGCACTCGCTTTCATCTTCTGTTGATATAGAACCATCTTTCAACGTCTTCTGGCATAATACGTCGCGTACTTGTACACCTGGTCCACATATTGTGGAACACTAAGACAGAAATTGTTGCAGTTAAGCAtatatatttgaattttttttctcaatcaaaatttatcaattaatttatCAATCAACTCGTCGATTATACCTCTCCAAAGGGTTGAGCTATCCATTCTGATGGACAAGGCTCTTTATTGCACCCTTCAATATCGGATGGTCGCGTAGACGTGCAAAGACTTCCATCAATGTCATACTCGATCCCTGTACCAGCCTTCTGTACACATCTGACGTTTCTTTTCTTTACTCCTCCATTGCATGTTTTACTGCAATCTCCCCAGTACGATGTTTGCCATCTGAAAATTAAACGTACGCGTTTTTATAATAGAAAATAAACATTACCTGAACTTATAAGGCCTATTTAGTTTAGAAATCGTCAATGCAATATAAACGACTATGAAGTTTGGAGCTTTGGATGCAAAATATGCTATTCTTACAATGAAAGTTACTTACGAAGGTGGGCAAGCATCTTCTTTACAAGGGTATTGCTGCGTTGGAGGTTTTTGATCTTTTGCACACTTTTCTTCTACTACAGGTGATCCATCATCAAGTCTCCTGCATTCAGCTGTAATCGATTCTATGCCTGAAAAAGTCAGTTTATTTACAATCGTTAGTTTAAACTGTGGATGATTCATTTCTGCCTTATCGTTTGAGACATTCTTCTTAGAAATTAGAAGTTATTGCAAAAAATTTTATgttctttcttttaaataatGCAGAACTAATTGTAGAAAGATAatgctttaaccctattcggtccggggtttttcgaacatattatgaccgggggggggcggattccgcccccccttaataacttttcatagggttgttcaaattgaatcaaacttggcacacttatagtacgtcataaaaggaacaaaatggcgccaaaaaaaatttacttgcgtcagcacattttctgtgacgtcatcaaaagcttgaaaattgttaaaaatgccactatctgcttaagatataattacttttgttctagagcgaatttttacattctgtttggagtttctgaaagctaaataaaagttatttaacatatcttccggtttttacatggatcggatgaaaaattgccaaaaattgcccgaaaatccgtttttttccgattttcgggtaaaatccgacaaaatcgggaaatcggattagtcacgggttcaaattattcaaaatgattcttcttgatgaaacaaagttgtgttgcaagtttcaagttctaaggataatcctaacaggagttattatattttccccattataaggacttcatagagatttttaggggtagtttcgagtaatggccaatatcaaagcctctgaaaggtatgggacctaaaaaattagcatgcaggtgtctaatagataaatgttgaaactcagtaggtatcatagccatataacaaagcaatcaggagttattaaaaaaaaaccgtcagggggggcggaatccgcccccccccccggaccgaatagggttaacgcaCATATTTAAACTATTGACTTTTTTCCACTCCATTTTGAAACAATTAAAATTAGCGAATTTAACATGGTAAAAAATGGTATGGGCGTAATGAAATATCTGTATCCTTTTAAGTGAAAACAACTGGTAATACCTGCAAATCACATTTGTGCAGGACACGTGAATATTTCTGCGTAATAAATACAGTACTAACCTCCGCCGCAAGAAACAGAGCAACCTGATTTTATCCTCGCCCATCCAAAATCACTAACAACATCTTTGCCTGGAATACCAGACCTTTTTGAGCTTAAATCTAATGTTGATTTCCCATACAACGAGCCCATATCAAATCCCAtgtcttttaaagattttaatgcATCTACTATACCGCCCGTACCAACGGCGCCCTGCGGTATCTTTGATCGTTCCTCTCCAGTAGTACAAGTTGAACCATCGCCATTGCAAACGCCACAGCGATCGAATTTAGCATGAGAACCAAGCTCACCATCACAGCCAACAGTCTAATAGAAAGTAGTTTTCAACATCATATGCGTCCTAGCTATGGAATATGATTGTGTCAGAGCAGACGTGTTTTCcatgtttattaaaaatttcagGTTGTTTACATTATTCCGACTAACGTCCCTTTTCTCCCCATTCTCAGGTATTGCATGTGTTTGTAGAGAGTGTGGGAACAAGGCCATAGGACTGTTTGCAATTGGACGTCAGAACCAGACATTTATAGTTAGTCTTATGTGATAAGATGCTGTtaacattttgttatttttgactCTTGTTACGAATAAAACAGTAATAATTTCACACACCGTTTAGTTTTCTTATTCGTACTAATTTTAAGCCGTACTTTTGTACGCGCGAAATAGCTTCTTTTTAACTACACGAAAATTAATGTACGCGAAAATTAATATGCTTGAAAATTAGTACAAATAACTTAAAACCAAAGTGGATTCTGTCCTACGAAAAACACACTCACAACACATTGTCCGTTGATACATTTGTCAGCCACTACACTGTCATCCATTTGATCGCAATTCGTTCCATCCACAACATTTCCGAAATCGTAACCGTGTTGTGTCCCAGTAATAAAACAACCCAGTTTGCAAGAATCTGTATCATAAAAGCGTTTTGTTCGTTATAGATCGTGACGCGTGGTTGAGTGGTTAGGAAGGTCGTTTCATAATAGTAAGACGATGGCAGGGGCAGTCAACCAATGTATACGAGGAATGTTGGGTCTATATTTAGTCTATATACTGAGAAAACAGGACTTAGCAAttgaaaataattgaaaaagtaataaaaatacaGCATGATTTACTAAAAATTGCTTAGAATACATTGGATAAAATAAATGCCTAAAAACCTTAGTATGGCACATGTTGATGAATACTTACCTATTTTCGAAGGTTTAAATTCCCATTCAAACTTTTTCTCTCCAAACAAACGGTTATTAAGAAGGACACACTGTGTGTTTCTGTGTGTCATCAAACTGTTTGTGCAGGGctataaataaaaagttaaacactttaagtttaaattttttcgtgCTTTAATATTGTGATTTTTTTACTGACTGTAGGagggggtgggggggggggggcggggtaagttaaaaaaaaataaaaagaactgaTTTTAAGTTCTAAAGGTTTACTTTACTCTTGTAAAGCCTGTACTTAATTCATTACTGAAAGTCAACTTCAATCTCATGATAAGAAAAAACGTTTTAAGAAATGATCTGTAGTATACCTCCTTGTTACATAATCTGAATTTTCTTGGCTCGCCTTCGCAATATTTTCCTCCATCACTTGGcctaaaaacgaaattaaacaaaattgcTTTTACTTCTAATCATGGCTgtaacaacaaacaaaacagtgaagtgttttaaaatgtttatacTTTGGATGATTGCAGTGACGTATGCGATATTGTACTCCTCCGCCGCAACTTCTAGAACAAGGTGAATAATTGTCCGCCCAAGATCCCCATGTGCCATCTGTCGgttttatttcatttcttttGAGACATTTTCCTCTGAAGCATTCCTAAAGACAGTAAAAGACTCGAATATAATGCCTGGCAATCTTGTTACTGCTGTGTACGCCTGTCTCTGTTCCCAAATGCTTAGGTTAAATTTCATGGATATTTAGCTTCACAAAAGTTGAAAAGTCATTTGTGGCTAAAAACAGGACTTAGAAGATTCGTGTTCGGTACCGTTGTGGATCCTAtttcatacttttttttaaaagacgaaAGCACTAGCCTCCAGGAGTTATGGTGGTCCAACTTTTTTTACAGCTCAAGCTGTTTTGCTAATTGGCTAGATATTTAAAAGACTCGCCCTTTGATGGTTAATGTTAACGGCTTCTCCAGTTTAAATTTCGCTTTTTCTTTATTGTCACTTTCAATTTGATTTCTTTCAGTAAAAAAGGATATATACCTTAGATGGTCCGCATGGTGTTCCATCGGATGCAGGATAGACACTGGTAAAACATTTATCTGTATTTAAAGGATTCGTGCATGATAACTTGGTACATATGTTCTCAGTCTAAAATTGAGATGGAGAAATATTACCtgttcaaaaaatcaaaaaatttagatttcatATTCGAACtgacaaattttcaaaaaccgAGGCTAAGAGTGATTGGGTCAATGAAAAGAGCCCTAAATCTAGGTCAAACCAAAGAGATATTATTAAAAGTAATAATATCTCTATGGTCAAACATCGTGCTACATCGAtataaatgtctaaaaatgttGGATGCATTTGCGGCTGGAAGTTGAATAATGTTGGGTCtacattttcttttctttttttaaagaaatcggTTGACTCATTTGTTGAATGCGTTATTTATTAGTCATGCATTTACAGAAAAAACGACGTCAAGTCCAACATTTTATCGATATTACTCCGTTTGCCGGCTATTTTCAAAACAATCGATTAAAGTTGTTCACCTCTTCTGTCAAGAAGGTCATATTCTCTAAAGCAAAAATTTGGGCGCAAACCGCTGCCATCCTCACACCAAAAGTGGTAATTTTATCAGAGCGTGACCTCTTCTGACTTTCGCAGCAATACTTTTTGTGAACATGCTAATATTTGTTTACATGGCAAGTACCCGAAACTCTTGGAAATAATAAGCGTCGCCAATGGTAATTAGCTATAGAAAATCATTGGAGACACATTGTTTATCCTGACTTTTATACAAAGGATGAAACCTTCTTCTTCTACTACGTTAATTAGTGATTTATTGAAGACTGAAATTAGGAATTGATCCTCCtcccaaaaaaaattattattacacccTGGTGACCACTTTGGTccaactatcgctaaatattaagaattttttgtcTTCAACTAGctattatcatttttattttttatttttatctggaCAATATTTGCGAACGCCATTATTTATCTATAGCTTATCTTTGTTTACCTTATCTTTGTCACAAATTGTTGAACCAGTCCCAAATTGCATTTCGCATTGTTTTTTGACGTCATACAACAAGCCTGGACGACTGTCCAGTTTTTGATAGTCAACATCACGTGATTGGTCTGGCACATCGAGCAAACAATGTGCTTGaggttttctaaaaataaacacaacTATATAGACACTTTAAAAATATAGGAATATAATTTAAATACGAGCAGTAAGTTCTTCTATAGTTACAGAACCCATTCATAAAACCTTTCACAGATGCCATTGTTAGTCTTTGCCTAAATCAGACTCGGCATTGCTGCTTAATGTGCGCCAATGAATGCAAATATTTCTACCTAATAAagttttgaaatattaaaattgcaAACAATAAAAATTCTAGTTTGATACGCTTTCATGATTTCGTAATTTCACATATCTTACTTGAGAAATTGCTTCAAGTAATTTCGACTGCATCTAGACCATATATTTCTCGTGTTTTTGTAATCCGGGGATATGGTTGAACTCATAATAAAGGTGTTGTCTGGACAAATCTCTGAACTTTCTCCCCCGTCATGATTCATGCCTAAACTATGAATAAAACATAGGAAAGGATATCAGACACGTAAGCCACAGAATTGCGATATCATGACAAGAAATTTTTCACCCAACTAACCTGTGACCTATTGAGTGTGTGACGGTATATACAAGTGGCAAACCATTGTCTTCGTTCACAGAAGCAGAATATGGCCAGTTACACATTCCTCCAGTTTGCGTCAGTCCTAAAAGTATTGTGCGTTTTTACAAATCAGAAAAAGTTATGACCTGCTCTCAAATACTATATAATGTTGAATATCGTTAAACTTCCTTAAGATCAATAGCTTCTGACGGTCAATTCTGTTATTCCGCCGTCATGTACAGTATGCTGGTTACGTGCAAGCGGAAACACCATGACTTTGTAATCTGTGTCTTCTAATATTGTTGTGGACGAAATTTAGTGAACACCTTGGTTACATAGGTCCCTGCAGTACCTTTTTCGTTATAAAGAAATCTGCTACAGTAGGACATTTAAACTCCTGCAAAATTCAAAtgttaaaagaaataacattggtTATTGACAATTTGTTCTCGTATTTGTGTTGAGAAAACAATTTGCTAAATGTTGcaactaaaatattttataacatttttgttcatttttaggTAAGTTTCTTTGTACGGCGAAAAGCTAAGATCTTAAAACGATAAATCTAATACCAACCATACATTCAAAATGacggtaaaaccacgtgattttatCTCAATAAGTAAGACACGCTGCATTCGACTCCTTTATGAGCTTATCTAAGTAAATTCACTTGCCAGGAGTTTATTGCACGTGAAAATACTCTATTTTCTAAATCAGACGAAAATTTGGTATTATTTACCGCCATTAGCGTTTTTTTTTAAGGTTAGAATTACGGATTGGCCTATGAGTTTTTGTTTGTAGCatattaaaacaacaacaaaaagcaatTAAGGTTAGCAAAAAGAATTGAACccgataaaaatttaaa
It includes:
- the LOC130613297 gene encoding A disintegrin and metalloproteinase with thrombospondin motifs 6-like, with the translated sequence MKKMHRQRLLLETIALFLVLFIQRAASKYTDRYYELHNIHRSMKQRDLSRIFGVDNRQKVPEYQVITPHFDGLFSNTFTRTRREARDHTEQPVNFNFGLTAFNIDFHLNLSMNKDLLGPNFKIEIKGKNSTVEKKAKKRCHYTGKVHGVKDSVAAVSTCKGLSGMFMVKDHDYFIEPVPDYLHNVHTVDTDYKKPHIIYRRSIEETEMFHETPSETFNRLWYRDRRSCGTQHDPHLKFKRSEEDESPAAFGDNAERYIEALVVVDQKMVNYHGEDAASQFALVVLNMVASLLRDGSIGSNLIILVVVKLELHTVDVAGLVINHHARNTLQAFGEWAQRSSDQDDRSDDHYDYAILLTRYNICADDKQPCDMLGLTQTGGMCNWPYSASVNEDNGLPLVYTVTHSIGHSLGMNHDGGESSEICPDNTFIMSSTISPDYKNTRNIWSRCSRNYLKQFLKKPQAHCLLDVPDQSRDVDYQKLDSRPGLLYDVKKQCEMQFGTGSTICDKDKTENICTKLSCTNPLNTDKCFTSVYPASDGTPCGPSKECFRGKCLKRNEIKPTDGTWGSWADNYSPCSRSCGGGVQYRIRHCNHPKPSDGGKYCEGEPRKFRLCNKEPCTNSLMTHRNTQCVLLNNRLFGEKKFEWEFKPSKIDSCKLGCFITGTQHGYDFGNVVDGTNCDQMDDSVVADKCINGQCVTVGCDGELGSHAKFDRCGVCNGDGSTCTTGEERSKIPQGAVGTGGIVDALKSLKDMGFDMGSLYGKSTLDLSSKRSGIPGKDVVSDFGWARIKSGCSVSCGGGIESITAECRRLDDGSPVVEEKCAKDQKPPTQQYPCKEDACPPSWQTSYWGDCSKTCNGGVKKRNVRCVQKAGTGIEYDIDGSLCTSTRPSDIEGCNKEPCPSEWIAQPFGECSTICGPGVQVRDVLCQKTLKDGSISTEDESECRKETKPPTEQKCNAHNPCPGDAGCGGIYTDERGNFTSPGYPNDYPNNMECVHIIQVPEGKVIQLQFDKMSVVAPDDKECKNDFVKVMDGDCVSRLGESKFCGKSIPPPFTSTTNRLCVKFFSDDSQNDEGFIAKYHAVDKPAQSQDICGSNITAPAGLISSPNYPEYYPPNEDCNITITTEEKPIKITFHAFDVGSDDCSTDFVYLTDGQENKKYCGQKIPPSYTSKQNPITVRFVSTNHAATLKPGFVATYTSGMGQDSSANSRQKISKTEDDDKKESAKLPTPQNQTEIPPENHNKTEKDMEDMKNEAKKPTQGNEQKKDLIPEIAAPSPSPDSSSKVSFVNVQPARVDEIAKEVIDKKKESELSPERKAYLNAIKDDTPAWIPEAEDYTTRRSNIARPPAPVVTHHTESTHAVTNIAPNYISRDRKSSIQKVVPVYEHNLDGQRGTCPKVEDLKCIRVLLSYPCKSDFDCRSGFACCSTSCSYGVKMCTPKVTRHCPLRDPFYSPHIACQVETDCPKNSPCCLDMSNRRYCRHMLQDTWKQ